A genomic segment from Geitlerinema sp. PCC 7407 encodes:
- a CDS encoding four-helix bundle copper-binding protein — protein MTATRSHETLLEPCIQACLACLRECENCATACLSSEMVQMMAECIRRCRDCADTCALCARLMARNSDLHGQMCRVCAEACDRCAAECSQHQHEHCQRCAEACRRCAESCRQMAAAMA, from the coding sequence ATGACCGCAACTCGATCCCACGAAACGCTTTTAGAGCCTTGCATTCAGGCTTGTTTGGCTTGCCTGCGAGAATGCGAAAACTGCGCGACGGCCTGCCTGAGCAGCGAAATGGTCCAAATGATGGCCGAGTGCATTCGGCGGTGTCGCGACTGCGCCGATACCTGCGCCCTCTGCGCGCGGCTGATGGCGCGCAACTCCGACCTGCATGGCCAGATGTGCCGCGTGTGCGCTGAGGCGTGCGATCGCTGCGCCGCCGAGTGCAGCCAGCACCAGCACGAGCACTGCCAGCGCTGCGCCGAGGCGTGCCGCCGCTGCGCTGAGTCCTGTCGCCAGATGGCTGCTGCGATGGCCTAG
- a CDS encoding CRISPR-associated helicase/endonuclease Cas3, with protein sequence MQSYADWFCKVTGKPPFPYQEGLAIADDWPLVLSAPTGAGKTAAVVVAWLWKCFCESSRRASTPRRLVYCLPMRTLVEQTYSAIEKWLENAELQQEVGLHLLMGGAVSHRWDDKPEQHCILVGTQDQLVSRALNRGYAMSRNKWPIHFALLNNDCLWVMDEVQLMGAALRTTAQLQGLREKFGTYGMTRSLWMSATLDPGLLVTADHKPGSICVYGLTPAEEDAARSLAQSATNSAIASKAPENAIAVLAKCMAAQKPLRRAETVCASKGDQYGDKLAQEIAAAHQPGSLTLVICNRVARAQEVYEALKKYTAEPRTLIHSRFRAAERQSLNAQLREGLSGILVATQAIEAGVDISAQVLFTELAPWSSMVQRFGRCNRYGEHLMGAAVYWIDIPDLTNKSTALPYDEESLEKARSLLEGLQDVGISTLKTVPAPSEEIEGLVPRRHDLLQLFDTSTDLAGHDIDVSSFIREANETDVAIAWREWDGSSPPANLDALQAPELCRVSLSMAGDFLKEIKKQKQAAWVRDGRKKWQEVKTLVPGMTILVPCQVGGYDPHLGFTGKAGHTPAVPIEKAIEADQDDRDLLSQGATAFVELSQHSLEVKAEIETLIQHFSDWELPAQSLSRAAHWHDSGKAHPFFQTRLTYNREAQQGETLWAKSDHDFKDPADRYLAPDDRQGFRHELVSALLALQEQESFLLCYLVACHHGRARMSIQPRLIARTQAVKKPDPEQRAAAPRDPLVLSALGVHEGDRVHHQLPEIDLGGGLVIPSQDLSLECLRFGESDTGPSWTARALDLLEEYGPFKLAFLETLVRIADWRGSAKHADYWVE encoded by the coding sequence ATGCAAAGTTATGCTGACTGGTTCTGTAAGGTGACTGGCAAGCCTCCATTTCCGTACCAAGAGGGGCTCGCGATCGCCGATGACTGGCCCTTGGTGCTCAGCGCGCCTACGGGGGCGGGGAAAACTGCCGCTGTGGTTGTGGCGTGGCTGTGGAAGTGCTTCTGCGAGAGTTCGCGGCGGGCCAGCACGCCTCGCCGCTTGGTCTACTGTCTCCCCATGCGGACCCTGGTAGAGCAGACCTACAGCGCGATCGAGAAGTGGCTGGAAAATGCCGAGCTACAGCAAGAAGTCGGTCTCCATCTGCTGATGGGGGGCGCTGTGAGTCATCGCTGGGACGACAAGCCAGAGCAGCACTGCATCTTGGTAGGAACCCAGGACCAGCTCGTGAGCCGCGCCCTCAACCGTGGATACGCCATGAGCCGCAACAAGTGGCCGATCCACTTCGCCCTGCTCAACAACGATTGTCTGTGGGTGATGGATGAGGTGCAGCTAATGGGAGCGGCGCTGCGCACCACGGCTCAGCTCCAGGGCCTTCGCGAAAAATTTGGCACCTACGGCATGACGCGATCGCTGTGGATGAGCGCCACGCTGGATCCTGGCCTGTTAGTGACAGCGGACCACAAGCCGGGCTCGATCTGCGTTTATGGGCTGACCCCAGCGGAGGAAGATGCGGCTCGGAGTCTGGCTCAAAGCGCTACCAACTCGGCGATCGCCTCGAAGGCTCCTGAGAACGCGATCGCCGTATTGGCGAAGTGTATGGCTGCCCAGAAGCCGCTTCGCCGCGCCGAGACGGTTTGCGCCTCCAAGGGCGATCAGTACGGCGACAAGCTGGCTCAAGAGATCGCGGCGGCTCACCAGCCGGGGTCTCTCACCCTGGTGATCTGCAATCGCGTTGCCCGCGCCCAGGAGGTGTATGAGGCGCTGAAAAAGTACACAGCGGAGCCCCGGACGCTGATCCACTCTCGGTTTCGGGCGGCCGAGCGCCAAAGCCTCAACGCGCAGCTCAGGGAGGGGCTGTCGGGGATTTTGGTCGCGACCCAGGCGATCGAGGCGGGCGTTGACATCTCGGCTCAGGTTCTCTTTACGGAGCTGGCCCCTTGGTCTTCGATGGTGCAGCGCTTTGGCCGGTGCAATCGCTATGGAGAGCATTTGATGGGCGCGGCGGTGTACTGGATCGATATTCCTGATCTGACGAATAAAAGTACTGCCCTTCCCTACGATGAGGAGTCGCTCGAAAAGGCGCGATCGCTCCTAGAAGGCTTGCAAGATGTCGGCATTAGCACGCTCAAGACGGTCCCTGCTCCCTCAGAAGAGATCGAGGGACTGGTTCCACGGCGACACGATCTGTTGCAGCTTTTTGATACTTCGACGGATTTGGCCGGGCACGACATTGACGTTTCGTCCTTCATCCGAGAGGCCAATGAAACGGATGTGGCGATCGCCTGGAGAGAGTGGGACGGGAGCAGTCCGCCAGCGAATCTCGACGCGCTCCAGGCTCCGGAGCTGTGTCGGGTCAGTCTCTCGATGGCGGGCGACTTTCTCAAGGAGATCAAGAAGCAAAAACAGGCTGCCTGGGTGCGGGATGGCCGCAAGAAGTGGCAAGAGGTCAAAACCCTGGTGCCAGGAATGACGATCCTCGTGCCCTGTCAGGTGGGGGGCTACGATCCCCACTTGGGCTTCACGGGCAAAGCGGGTCATACCCCTGCGGTGCCGATTGAGAAAGCCATTGAGGCGGACCAAGACGATCGCGATCTCCTGAGCCAGGGGGCCACAGCGTTTGTGGAGCTGTCCCAGCACTCCCTGGAGGTCAAAGCGGAAATCGAAACGCTGATCCAGCATTTCTCAGATTGGGAGCTGCCAGCGCAGTCCCTCAGCCGCGCGGCGCACTGGCATGACTCCGGGAAGGCACACCCGTTTTTCCAGACGCGCCTGACCTACAACCGGGAGGCCCAACAGGGCGAGACGCTGTGGGCCAAGTCGGATCACGATTTCAAAGACCCGGCGGATCGCTACTTGGCACCCGACGATCGCCAGGGATTTCGCCACGAGCTGGTCAGCGCCCTCCTGGCCCTCCAGGAGCAAGAGTCATTTTTGCTGTGCTATCTGGTCGCCTGCCACCACGGCAGAGCCCGCATGAGCATTCAGCCGCGCCTGATTGCGCGGACCCAGGCGGTGAAGAAGCCGGACCCCGAGCAGCGGGCTGCTGCCCCCAGAGATCCGCTGGTGCTGTCGGCGCTGGGGGTGCACGAGGGCGATCGCGTCCATCACCAGCTTCCCGAGATTGACCTGGGGGGCGGCTTGGTCATCCCCAGCCAAGACCTCTCGCTCGAGTGTTTGCGCTTTGGCGAGAGCGACACTGGCCCGTCCTGGACGGCGCGCGCCCTGGATTTGCTAGAGGAGTACGGCCCGTTCAAGCTGGCCTTTCTGGAGACGCTGGTGCGCATCGCGGACTGGCGCGGCTCGGCCAAGCACGCTGATTATTGGGTGGAGTAA